The Marinoscillum sp. 108 genome contains the following window.
CACTCCCTGAGTTGAAGTGGCTGCTGGTGGGCGAGCGCCTGAGCGATGGGTTCACCATGTATAAGGACCTTTATGACCACACCGGGCCGCTGGCCGCATTTATCTACAAGTGGTTAGACTTTGTCTTTGGTCGGAGCAGATGGGTTCACCTGGTCGTCAGCACTTTTCTGGTGACGGTGCAGGCTGGTATTTTCAATCGAATCTTGCTTAAGAATAAGGCCTATGATGAGAATGGCTACGTCCCGGCTTTTTTGTACATCGTGCTAATGTCTTCGGTCATGGACTTTTTTGCACTATCTCCACAGCTCATGGCCATCACTTTTATCCTGCTGTCACTCAATCATATTTTTCGGCGAATCGATAATGTGGTGACTGATGAGCTTTTTCTGCTTTCGGGGATTTACCTGGGAGTGGCCACATGCTTCTATCTGCCTGCCGCGGTATTCTTCGTGATCTTTTTGCTCAGTTTCATCTTGTTTTCTTCTGCCGTGCCCCGCAGATTACTCCTGCTGGTCTATGGAGCCGGGGTAGTGTTTGTCGTCATCTGGGCCTATTTTTTCTGGTTTGGGGCGGGCAGAGATTTCCTGGATGACTTTTTCGTGGAGGGTGTAAGTAAGGCCAGAATTTTTTACGTGAGCTTTATGGAACTCCTGGGTATTGGCGGATTTCTCCTGGGTGTCACCTTACTTTCTCTGACCGTACTGTTTTCGCTCAGAGTGACCAATTATCAGCAGAAGATGCAGCAGGTGATGGTTTCATTCATGCTGGCGGCGTTTCTCGTGGTCCTTTTTTCAAGGGATTTGATGAGTGCTGATTTGATCTTTTTTGTGCCGACGACTACTTTCTTCCTGGTTCATTATTTTTTAGGACTAAGGCGCAAAGTCTGGAAAGTGCTGATGCCGTATCTGATGGTAATAGGGTTGCTTGTATACCCCAATGTGTGGCTCAGAAATAATCCACCGAGCGGGCTACTGGTAAAACCTTCGGAAGTGAAAGTGCCCGGAAACCGGCTGATGGGCCTTGGCCTGGATGTGGCCGATTATCAGGAGTATGTACTGGCAGGCCCTTTTTTGGATGCAGAGGTCAGCAGAAAGAAGATGGAAGATCTCCACTATTATGATGAAGCTTCCGGTCTGTTTGAAACCCTGGAGCAATCTGCTCCGGATGCCATCATCGATCAATGGGGAGACATGGCGCAGATATTTGAAAGATTCCCGGTATTCAGTGCCCATTATCAGGAGACTTCACCCGGCGTTTATCTTCGGGTGGATTGAAGCGGTTGGATAAGCGTCTGCCTGTTCGTAGCGAATTTTAGAACGTCAGCAACTGATTTTATCCACTCGCCTTTGGTGTCTACCTCCTTCAAACTCGGTGGTGAGGAAAGTTTTTACAATGGACTCTGCCAGTTCATAGGCAGTCCACCGTGCAGCGATGCAGACCACGTTGGAGTTATTATGCTGTCGGGTCACGGCAGCCAGGTCGGTATCCCAGCACAGCGCCGCTCTTATTTTCTGGTGTTTGTTGGCAGTGATGGTCACTCCCTGACCCGAACCACAGATCAGTATTCCAAACTCGCAATCGCTTTTTTCAATGGCCTCACAGGCCGGGTGCACAAAATCAGGATAATCCGCCGAGTCAGCATTGAAGGGCCCGAAATCGGTTACTTCATATCCTTCTGATTGGAGCCATTTTACTAATTTCTCTTTGTGATAATATCCGGCATGATCTCCGCCTATGGCTATTTTCTTACTCATCGCGTTTCTGAATTTCCGTGGTTTCGAGGAGCTCTCTTCTGGTCACCCTTCTGGAGATAAAGATACTTACTTCATACAATCCCAATAGGGGAATTGCGATCAATATCTGACTGAAAGGATCAGGAGGGGTGAGCATGGCCCCCAAAATCAAAATAACTATAATGGCATGACGCCTGTAGGTCTTTAAAAGTTCCGGCGTGACCAGACCGGCTTTGGTCAGAAAGAACACCACTATGGGAAGCTGGAACAATATACCGCAGGCCAAGATGAGCGTGATGACCGTAGACACATAGGATATGATGTCAAACTCATTCATGATGCTTGGGTCCAGCCGATAGTTGGACAAAAAGTTGATCGAAATGGGAGTGACAATGAAATAGCCAAAGAACACGCCCATCAAAAAGAGGAGACTCACGTAAAATGTGGCACCTCTGGCTGCCTTACGCTCTTTGGGGTAAAGTCCGGGTTTGACAAAACGCCAGATTTCCCAGAAGGCATATGGAAATGCGCAGATAATACCAATCACAAAGGAAGAAGTGACGTGCATGGAAAACTGACCCGTCATCTGCCGACTCTGAATGATGAATGGGAGTTCATCGATACAAAGGGCCGGGGACTTGAGCATTTCTGATAATCGACAAAGGGCCTCGTAAGTCCAGAAGTCGACCCGGCTGGGGCCTAAAATAATGGTATGAAAAACCAAAGTTTTAGCAGCAAAAGCCGCGATGGCAAAAACCATTATAGCAATAAGCGACCTGATCAGATGCCACCGGAGTTCCTCCAGGTGATCCAAAAAGGTCATTTCTTGTTCTTCATCCTCAACTTGATCCAGAGGCATATATCTTATGCGTAAAGCGGGAAGTCATTCATCCAGGTGTTCACACTGGATTTCACATCTGCAAGGGCTTCATCATCCGTATGGTTGGTGATTACCTTGTCTATCAGGTCCACAATTTTTTCCATATCGCTCTCCATCATGCCACGGGTAGTAATAGCCGCAGTACCCACACGCATGCCAGAGGTGATAAAGGGTGATTTGTCATCAAAAGGCACCATGTTTTTGTTCACAGTGATGTCCGCCTTGATCAGTGCGTTTTCGGCATCTTTTCCTGTCAGCTCTTTGGACCTCAGGTCTATGAGCATCAGGTGGTTGTCCGTGCCTCCCGAGATAAGGTCATAGCCTTTCTTCACAAAGGCATCAGCCATCACCTTAGCGTTTTTCTGCACCTGCATGATGTAGGTCATGTATTCATCAGATAAGGCTTCACCGAAAGCCACGGCTTTGGCTGCAATGATGTGCTCCAAAGGTCCTCCTTGTGTGCCGGGAAATACCCCGGAGTCCAGGATAGAACTCATTTTACGAATGGTTCCCTTGGCCGTGGTAAGGCCAAATGGGTTGTCAATGTCTTCGCGCACCATGATGAGTCCGCCACGAGGACCTCTCAGGGTCTTGTGGGTGGTGGTAGTAACGATGTGGCAGTGATCAAGCGGGTCATTGAGCAACCCACGTGCGATAAGCCCTGCCGGATGAGAAATGTCCGCAAGCAATACGGCACCTACTTCATCAGCAATTTCGCGGAAGCGCTCATAATCCCAGTCTCTGGAATAGGCCGAGGCACCACAGATGATCATCTTGGGTTTGATTTGCCTGGCTTTCTCTTCCACTCTGTCCATGTCGATCAGGCCAGTGTCCTGCTCCACGCCATAGAAGTTGGCCTGGTAATATTTTCCTGAAAGATTCACTGGTGAGCCATGCGACAAGTGGCCGCCATGTGACAGGTCAAACCCAAGGATTTTATCGCCAGGGTTGAGACAAGCCAGGAATACAGCAGCATTGGCTTGTGCACCTGAGTGAGGTTGTACATTGGCC
Protein-coding sequences here:
- the rpiB gene encoding ribose 5-phosphate isomerase B yields the protein MSKKIAIGGDHAGYYHKEKLVKWLQSEGYEVTDFGPFNADSADYPDFVHPACEAIEKSDCEFGILICGSGQGVTITANKHQKIRAALCWDTDLAAVTRQHNNSNVVCIAARWTAYELAESIVKTFLTTEFEGGRHQRRVDKISC
- the glyA gene encoding serine hydroxymethyltransferase, which codes for MKRDDKLFALIDQEKRRQNEGIELIASENFTSLQVMEAAGSVLTNKYAEGLPGKRYYGGCEVVDEVETLAIERIKELFGANWANVQPHSGAQANAAVFLACLNPGDKILGFDLSHGGHLSHGSPVNLSGKYYQANFYGVEQDTGLIDMDRVEEKARQIKPKMIICGASAYSRDWDYERFREIADEVGAVLLADISHPAGLIARGLLNDPLDHCHIVTTTTHKTLRGPRGGLIMVREDIDNPFGLTTAKGTIRKMSSILDSGVFPGTQGGPLEHIIAAKAVAFGEALSDEYMTYIMQVQKNAKVMADAFVKKGYDLISGGTDNHLMLIDLRSKELTGKDAENALIKADITVNKNMVPFDDKSPFITSGMRVGTAAITTRGMMESDMEKIVDLIDKVITNHTDDEALADVKSSVNTWMNDFPLYA
- the tatC gene encoding twin-arginine translocase subunit TatC; translation: MPLDQVEDEEQEMTFLDHLEELRWHLIRSLIAIMVFAIAAFAAKTLVFHTIILGPSRVDFWTYEALCRLSEMLKSPALCIDELPFIIQSRQMTGQFSMHVTSSFVIGIICAFPYAFWEIWRFVKPGLYPKERKAARGATFYVSLLFLMGVFFGYFIVTPISINFLSNYRLDPSIMNEFDIISYVSTVITLILACGILFQLPIVVFFLTKAGLVTPELLKTYRRHAIIVILILGAMLTPPDPFSQILIAIPLLGLYEVSIFISRRVTRRELLETTEIQKRDE